The Cryptosporangium phraense genome window below encodes:
- the argJ gene encoding bifunctional glutamate N-acetyltransferase/amino-acid acetyltransferase ArgJ, translating into MSVTSAKGFQAAGVAAGLKPSGDRDVALVRNTGPLDAAAGVFTGNRIKAAPVLWSEQVLKAGRLTAVVLNSGGANACTGPQGFQDTHATAERVAERLNIGAADVAVCSTGVIGERLPMHALLNGVDQAAQQLGDDPDKTAAQAIITTDTHPKTTTVHGNGFTVGGMVKGAGMLAPALATMLCVLTTDAIADADALDTALRAATKQTFDRIDSDGCMSTNDTVLLLASGASKTKPTQEELETAVKQACADLAHQLIGDAEGASKEIAITVTNAKTEQEALDVARAIARNNLLMCALFGNDPYWGRVLAAIGTTDATFDPDRIDVSFNDVPVCVNSAANPQAHAADISARNLDITVDLHAGENTATVHTNDLTLAYVHENSAYTS; encoded by the coding sequence GTGAGCGTCACCAGCGCGAAGGGATTCCAGGCCGCGGGTGTCGCGGCCGGTCTGAAGCCCAGCGGCGACCGCGACGTGGCTCTCGTCCGCAACACCGGCCCGCTCGACGCCGCCGCCGGAGTCTTCACCGGCAACCGCATCAAGGCCGCTCCGGTCCTGTGGAGCGAGCAGGTACTCAAGGCCGGTCGGCTCACCGCGGTCGTCCTCAACTCCGGCGGCGCGAACGCCTGCACCGGTCCGCAGGGCTTTCAGGACACCCACGCCACCGCAGAGCGGGTCGCCGAGCGGCTGAACATCGGCGCGGCCGACGTGGCGGTCTGCTCCACCGGCGTCATCGGCGAGCGCCTCCCGATGCACGCCCTCCTCAACGGCGTCGACCAGGCCGCCCAGCAGCTCGGCGACGACCCCGACAAGACAGCCGCCCAGGCCATCATCACCACCGACACCCACCCCAAGACCACCACGGTCCACGGGAACGGCTTCACCGTCGGCGGCATGGTCAAGGGCGCGGGCATGCTCGCCCCCGCCCTCGCGACGATGCTCTGCGTCCTCACCACCGACGCGATCGCCGACGCCGACGCGCTCGACACCGCGCTCCGCGCGGCGACGAAGCAGACTTTCGACCGCATCGACTCCGACGGCTGCATGTCCACCAACGACACGGTCCTGCTCCTGGCCAGCGGCGCGTCGAAAACCAAGCCCACCCAGGAAGAACTCGAAACCGCGGTGAAGCAAGCCTGCGCCGACCTCGCCCACCAACTCATCGGCGACGCCGAAGGCGCCTCCAAAGAGATCGCGATCACGGTCACCAACGCCAAGACCGAGCAGGAAGCCCTGGACGTCGCCCGGGCCATCGCCCGCAACAACCTGCTCATGTGCGCGCTCTTCGGCAACGATCCCTACTGGGGCCGGGTCCTGGCCGCGATCGGCACCACCGACGCCACGTTCGACCCCGACCGCATCGACGTCTCGTTCAACGACGTCCCGGTCTGCGTCAACAGCGCCGCGAATCCGCAGGCCCACGCAGCGGACATCAGCGCCCGCAACCTCGACATCACCGTCGACCTGCACGCCGGAGAGAACACCGCCACCGTTCACACCAACGATCTGACACTCGCCTACGTCCACGAGAACTCGGCCTACACGTCGTGA
- the argB gene encoding acetylglutamate kinase, translating into MLSARDIETAQRKASVLIEALPWLKRFNGAVVVVKYGGHAMTDESLKRAFAEDMVFLRYAGARPVVVHGGGPQISSMLNRLGIDSEFRGGLRVTTPETMDVVRMVLVGQVGRELVGLINEHGPFAVGMSGEDAHLLTATKRKATVDGELVDVGLVGDVATVNPAAVWDLIESGRIPVISTVAPDADGQVHNLNADTAASALAVALGAQKLVVLTDVEGLYTRWPDHDSLVSQIAAEDLETLLPALSAGMIPKMEACLRAVRGGVPQATVIDGRVAHSLLLEIFTEEGFGTMVVPS; encoded by the coding sequence ATGCTCTCCGCCCGGGACATCGAAACCGCCCAGCGCAAGGCCAGCGTCCTCATCGAGGCCCTGCCCTGGCTCAAGCGCTTCAACGGCGCCGTCGTCGTCGTCAAGTACGGCGGTCACGCCATGACCGACGAATCCCTCAAGCGCGCGTTCGCCGAGGACATGGTCTTCCTCCGCTACGCCGGTGCCCGCCCGGTCGTCGTGCACGGCGGTGGTCCGCAGATCTCCAGCATGCTGAACCGCCTCGGCATCGACAGCGAGTTCCGGGGCGGCCTGCGCGTCACCACGCCCGAAACGATGGACGTCGTCCGCATGGTGCTGGTCGGTCAGGTCGGGCGAGAACTCGTCGGGCTGATCAACGAGCACGGACCGTTCGCCGTTGGCATGTCCGGAGAAGATGCGCACCTGCTCACGGCGACAAAAAGAAAAGCCACCGTCGACGGCGAGCTCGTCGACGTCGGACTGGTCGGAGACGTGGCGACGGTGAACCCGGCGGCCGTGTGGGACCTGATCGAGTCCGGACGGATACCGGTCATCTCGACGGTCGCGCCGGACGCGGACGGGCAGGTGCACAACCTGAACGCGGACACCGCGGCCTCGGCCCTCGCGGTCGCGCTCGGCGCGCAGAAGCTCGTGGTCCTGACCGACGTCGAAGGCCTGTACACGCGCTGGCCGGACCATGATTCCCTGGTCAGCCAGATCGCCGCCGAGGACCTCGAGACCCTGCTGCCGGCGCTCTCGGCGGGCATGATCCCGAAGATGGAGGCGTGCCTGCGCGCGGTGCGCGGCGGGGTGCCGCAGGCGACGGTCATCGACGGTCGCGTCGCCCACTCGCTGCTCCTGGAGATCTTCACCGAGGAAGGATTCGGCACGATGGTGGTCCCGTCATGA
- a CDS encoding acetylornithine transaminase, with amino-acid sequence MSLTNRWRAALMDNYGTPGTALVKGEGAVVWDDQGNQYVDLYAGIAVNVLGHAHPAVVEAVTTQIATLGHVSNLFANVPAITLAERLLNLTGRDGRVYFCNSGAEANEAAFKLSRRTGKTHVVAAQTAFHGRTMGALALTGQPSKADPFRPLPGDVTHVPYGDVDALRNAVTDETAMVILEPTLGEAGVIPAPPGYLQAARDITKDCLLVIDEIQTGMGRTGYWFQHQAEGIQPDVITLAKGLGGGLPLGACLAFGEAAELLGPGSHGSTFGGNPVCCAAGLAVIDTIVEEDLLSRAKHLGEKLSRVTHPRIREVRGEGALLGVVLTDDVAKAAEAALREAGFLVNAVAPGVLRLAPPLILTDDQADAFLAALPAALETIA; translated from the coding sequence ATGAGCCTGACGAACCGGTGGCGTGCCGCGCTGATGGACAACTACGGCACCCCGGGAACCGCCCTGGTCAAGGGTGAGGGCGCCGTCGTCTGGGACGACCAGGGCAACCAGTACGTCGACCTGTACGCGGGCATCGCGGTGAACGTCCTCGGCCACGCGCACCCGGCCGTGGTCGAGGCCGTGACCACCCAGATCGCGACCCTCGGCCACGTGTCGAACCTGTTCGCGAACGTCCCGGCCATCACGCTCGCCGAGCGACTGCTGAACCTCACCGGCCGCGACGGCCGCGTCTACTTCTGCAACTCCGGCGCCGAGGCCAACGAGGCCGCGTTCAAGCTCTCCCGGCGCACCGGCAAGACCCACGTGGTCGCGGCGCAGACGGCGTTCCACGGCCGCACGATGGGCGCGCTCGCGCTCACCGGCCAGCCCAGCAAGGCCGACCCGTTCCGGCCGCTGCCCGGCGACGTCACCCACGTCCCCTACGGCGACGTCGACGCGCTGAGGAATGCCGTCACCGACGAGACCGCGATGGTCATCCTCGAACCGACGCTCGGCGAAGCCGGCGTCATCCCGGCCCCGCCCGGCTACCTGCAGGCCGCCCGCGACATCACCAAGGACTGCCTGCTCGTCATCGACGAGATCCAGACCGGCATGGGCCGCACCGGCTACTGGTTCCAGCACCAGGCCGAGGGCATCCAGCCCGACGTGATCACGCTGGCCAAGGGCCTCGGCGGCGGTCTGCCGCTCGGCGCGTGCCTCGCGTTCGGCGAGGCCGCCGAGCTGCTCGGCCCGGGCAGCCACGGCTCCACGTTCGGCGGCAACCCGGTCTGCTGCGCGGCCGGCCTCGCGGTCATCGACACGATCGTCGAGGAAGACCTGCTGTCCCGGGCCAAGCACCTCGGCGAGAAGCTCTCCCGAGTGACCCACCCGAGGATCCGCGAAGTGAGAGGTGAGGGCGCCCTGCTCGGCGTCGTCCTCACCGACGACGTCGCCAAGGCCGCCGAGGCGGCCCTCCGGGAGGCCGGCTTCCTCGTCAACGCGGTCGCCCCTGGCGTGCTGCGGCTGGCCCCGCCGTTGATCCTGACCGACGACCAGGCGGACGCGTTCCTCGCGGCCCTCCCCGCCGCACTGGAGACGATCGCATGA
- the argF gene encoding ornithine carbamoyltransferase, with the protein MTRHFLADDDLTPDEQSQVLDLAARMKADRHQFTPLNGPKSVALLFDKPSTRTRVSFAVGVAELGGYPLLLDAGTSQLGRGETIEDTTRVLDRQVAAIVWRTFGQDRIEAMARVSAVPVVNALTDLFHPCQILADLLTIRERLGETRGKTLTYLGDAENNMAHSYLLGGAVAGLDVRVAGPEKPNPDVVERAQKIAQATGAEITVTDDPEKAADGADVLATDTWVSMGQETASSAERLATLAPYRIDEAAVARAKDTAIVLHCLPAYRGNEITADVLDGPRSAVWDQAENRLHAQKALLTWLIEQRR; encoded by the coding sequence ATGACCCGCCACTTCCTGGCCGACGACGACCTGACGCCGGACGAGCAGTCGCAAGTCCTCGACCTGGCCGCCCGCATGAAGGCCGACCGGCACCAGTTCACCCCGCTGAACGGGCCGAAGTCCGTCGCGCTGCTGTTCGACAAGCCGTCCACCCGCACCCGGGTGTCGTTCGCGGTCGGCGTGGCCGAGCTCGGCGGCTACCCGCTGCTGCTCGACGCGGGCACCAGCCAGCTCGGCCGGGGCGAGACGATCGAGGACACCACCCGGGTCCTCGACCGGCAGGTCGCGGCGATCGTCTGGCGGACGTTCGGCCAGGACCGCATCGAGGCGATGGCCCGGGTCAGCGCGGTGCCGGTCGTCAACGCGCTCACCGACCTGTTCCACCCGTGCCAGATCCTCGCCGACCTGCTGACGATCCGTGAGCGGCTGGGGGAGACCCGGGGGAAGACGCTCACCTACCTGGGCGACGCCGAGAACAACATGGCCCACTCGTACCTGCTGGGCGGTGCCGTCGCGGGCCTCGACGTCCGGGTCGCCGGGCCGGAGAAGCCGAACCCCGACGTCGTCGAACGGGCCCAGAAGATCGCGCAGGCCACCGGCGCCGAGATCACGGTCACCGACGATCCCGAGAAGGCGGCCGACGGCGCCGACGTCCTGGCCACCGACACCTGGGTCTCGATGGGTCAGGAGACCGCGAGCAGCGCCGAGCGGCTCGCCACGCTGGCCCCGTACCGGATCGACGAGGCCGCCGTGGCCAGGGCGAAGGACACCGCGATCGTCCTGCACTGCCTCCCGGCCTACCGCGGCAACGAGATCACCGCCGACGTCCTCGACGGCCCCCGCTCCGCGGTCTGGGACCAGGCCGAGAACCGCCTGCACGCGCAGAAGGCCCTCCTGACGTGGCTGATCGAACAACGACGATGA